The window CAGCTAATCTCTTTCCTTTCAGAGCATCAGCATTTAAGGACTTCCAGTAGTCTTTTTGTGGCGAATTACCAACAGTAACTCGATCTTCTGAATCTTCACCAGTTAAAGCAGACAACATAATAGCATTATCCATAACGCTTCTTGTCATAGGACCAGGTGTATCCAAAGTACTAGAAATAGGAACTATCCCTCCTCTACTTAATAAGCCAACTGTTGGCTTTAAACCTACAATAGAATTTGAACTAGAGGGAGATAAAATTGAACCAGAAGTTTCAGTTCCAATAGCTCCTGCTGCATAATTAGCCGCGATAGAAGAACCACTTCCCGAACTTGAGCCTCCTGTATCAAATTCTCCTCTTCCATAAGGATTTAGAGTTTGACCTCCAATAGCATTATAGCCATTAGGACATCCATCACATAAAAAGTTAGCCCATTCACTTAAGCTTGATTTACCCAGAATAATAGCTCCAGAAGCTTCTAATCTCTTTACTATAAAAGCATCTTCTGCCATATTATCTTGTAAAGCAGCAGCTCCAGCAGTGGTAGGAATACCTGCAAAATTCACATTATCCTTCAATAATATGGGCATACCATAAATTGGATGATGCTCTTCTGAATTATTTTCATCTTTTGCTATCGCTTCTTGAACTGCAGTAGGATTAATTGAAATGATATTATTTAATGTGCTTAAACTATCATTTTCAAAAATTACAATTCTATATAGGTACCATTGCGTGAGCTGTTTATAGCTTAATTTGCCTTCATCTATAGCATTTTGCAGGCTCATCATATCCTGCTCAAGTATGATGGGTTTTAATTTCTCATAATCTTTGAGAGAAAAATCGCTAATCTGAGGCTCTATTTGTGCCCAAAGGTCATTTCTATCACTAATTTTTGATTGAATCAATTTATAGCGCATAAAACGTGATTCGTGATCAGCATTCTTCTCAATTATGGCTGTTTCATCATAGGGTACCCAAGTATCAATTGTAGTTTTGGGCTTTTCTTCACAAGCCCACAAACCTAAAATCAATAAGTAAAATATCTTTTTCATAAATTATTCTATTTAAGTTTATGCTTATAAAAAACAAGATAAGCAAAATAAGAAGCTTAATTCTGAATCAGAATCTATTTTACAGGACTGGTATGTTTTAACTTTTATTTAGTAGAATTCAGGAGTATTCAATCCAATATTGAAATAAAATTGACCTTCTCTTAACTGCTGACCATCTTCATAGAGATAGGAATTTCCTTCTTGGTCTACCATTGGAATATGTCTGCTTTTAGCAGTATTCCATTTTTTAGGATAGAATGGTAAATCATGCATAAATTTATTTTGAATTGCATTTCTTATTTTTTCATGATCATAACCTAATGAAAACCTAAGTTGATTTGCCAATGGAAGTTGTCGAATATAATCCACGGCAAGAACACCATGAGAATATTTACCAAATGGTGTATCGCTTAAGTCAAAGTAACCATATCTTGAAAATTTCGATTCATTTATTCTTTTGGTCTTAGGATTATCTTTATTACCGGTCCAGAACGTAAAAGATGTTGCGAAACTTTGAATAGAATCCTGATATCCTAAACGCATTGCAGCAGTACGGAATTTATCAACTGATTTAGCTGCTAATAAATCATTTTCATGATAAATGTAAAAATGACCGAAGTTTAAACCAATTTCACCGGTGGGTTGAGCAGTATTCCAATGATTAAAATAATATCTATACTGATAATGAAATTCATAAAAACAATTACTACTAAAAGGAGAATACTGAAATGATCTAAAACTATGATCTCTTCGGTCAATTGCTGTAGTTACTTTAAATCCTAAAATATGTTGAAATGTCTTTTCGTAATAGCCAAAATCAGAAAGTGTATATAAAACATTATACTCAAGTCCCAAATTAGCATAATCTCTTCCTCCTTTTGCAGAAACTGATATCCCTACCCTATTTTGATGTGAGCCAAATTGAAATACTACTCCAGCTTGAGCATAATAGTTTAAATTTCCACTTATGTTTAATACTTCTTGACTGTATAAATCTAAATGATTTAATAGATTAAAGATTAATACAACAGAAAGCACTTTAAGAAATTTCAATATCTAAATGGTTAAGTAATTATTTAAAAATTCAAAATTAATTAAAAGCATAAAAACTTTAACCCATTTCATAACAACTTTAATCGCAGAATATAATTTGGTTTCTTAATTGTAAATTGCAATAAATCAAAAAACTATTTGTACCTTTGTACCACATTACAATCCTAGGCTACTCGAAAGGTTCGAAATATGGCTTGGGTTAAGCCGGGGAAAATCGAGAGTCGCTTTAATGCAATAGGCTGCTTAGCAGTCATGTCACAACATATCCCTGCTATTGTATTAATTTTTAAACATTAAAATGCTAACATTCGAAGAATTAGGCCTTAAGCCTGAAATTCTCAAAGCTATTTTAGAAATAGGTTTTGAGACACCAACTGCTATTCAGCAAAAAACTATCCCTCATTTATTAAACTCTAAGCAAGATTTAATTGCTTTAGCACAAACAGGGTCTGGTAAAACAGCCGCTTTTGGATTACCTGTAATTAATCAAATCGA is drawn from Marivirga arenosa and contains these coding sequences:
- a CDS encoding polymorphic toxin type 23 domain-containing protein, whose product is MKFLKVLSVVLIFNLLNHLDLYSQEVLNISGNLNYYAQAGVVFQFGSHQNRVGISVSAKGGRDYANLGLEYNVLYTLSDFGYYEKTFQHILGFKVTTAIDRRDHSFRSFQYSPFSSNCFYEFHYQYRYYFNHWNTAQPTGEIGLNFGHFYIYHENDLLAAKSVDKFRTAAMRLGYQDSIQSFATSFTFWTGNKDNPKTKRINESKFSRYGYFDLSDTPFGKYSHGVLAVDYIRQLPLANQLRFSLGYDHEKIRNAIQNKFMHDLPFYPKKWNTAKSRHIPMVDQEGNSYLYEDGQQLREGQFYFNIGLNTPEFY
- a CDS encoding amidase family protein, translating into MKKIFYLLILGLWACEEKPKTTIDTWVPYDETAIIEKNADHESRFMRYKLIQSKISDRNDLWAQIEPQISDFSLKDYEKLKPIILEQDMMSLQNAIDEGKLSYKQLTQWYLYRIVIFENDSLSTLNNIISINPTAVQEAIAKDENNSEEHHPIYGMPILLKDNVNFAGIPTTAGAAALQDNMAEDAFIVKRLEASGAIILGKSSLSEWANFLCDGCPNGYNAIGGQTLNPYGRGEFDTGGSSSGSGSSIAANYAAGAIGTETSGSILSPSSSNSIVGLKPTVGLLSRGGIVPISSTLDTPGPMTRSVMDNAIMLSALTGEDSEDRVTVGNSPQKDYWKSLNADALKGKRLAALKGFLEDSLYKIQVEKLKDMGAVIVEVEAPEVNLSGFLTLLNLDMKADLPHYFENYAGPSISFNSVQDVMDFNKEDSAKRIPYGQARFEGIVTDSTTASEFDTLKTRLMSEGRRYFETMMSENDLDAILSINNWTAGYAAVAHYPALTVPMGYEENGQPKGLTFIAEPFSEQKLLAYAYAFEKATQARKIPAKYK